A segment of the Nitrospirota bacterium genome:
GGGATACCCGACGCGCAGACGCCGCTGAATGAAGGAGGCCGAAGCTTGTCCCGTGGTGGCCACCAGGTCGATCGCCTTCTCGTACAGGTCGTCGCGTTCAGGGTCTTCGCCTCCCCGCATGCCCGAGGCGTCGGCCTCTTCGAGGTTCCACTCGTATTGGGGCGAGGCCTGCTCTTTGATAAACGCGACCGTCGCGGCGATCTCCGTGTCCGAGACGAACGCACCGTGGATGCGCGCGATCCGGCCGGTCCCCGGCATCAGATACAGCATATCCCCGCGGCCCAGGAGTTGCTCGGCCCCGTTCGCGTCCAGGATCGTGCGCGAGTCGGTCTTCGACGACACTTGGAACGACATCCGGGCCGGAAAGTTGGCTTTGATCACGCCGGTGAGCACGTCCACCGACGGCCGCTGCGTGGCGAGGATCAGGTGGATCCCGGCCGCGCGCGCCATCTGCGCGAGCCGCATGATGGAGTCTTCCACCTCCCGCGCGGCGACGAGCATGAGATCCGCGAGTTCGTCGATGATGACCACGATGTAGGGAAGCCGCTCGGGCAGCGGTGTGGCTGGGGATGGTTCGTCGCCGGTCGCCTTGCGGTCGCCCCCCGCGGCCGGCGGCGGGGCCGACTCGATCTGTTTATTGTAGCCATCGATGTTGCGCACGCCCGACTCGGCCAGCAGCCGATATCGTCGCTGCATCTCGGCCACCACCCGCTTGAGCGCCAAGGCCGCGTCCTTGGGTTGGGTCACTACCGGCGCGAGCAGGTGCGGGATGGCGTCGTAGGCGGACAGCTCGAGCATCTTGGGATCGACCATCAGCATCCGCACGTCGCGCGGGCTCGCGGCGGCCAGCAGACTGAGGATCATGGTGTTGAGGGCCACGCTCTTTCCGGACCCGGTGGCGCCCGCTACCAGCAGGTGCGGCATGCCCGCGAGGTCGGCCACCACCGGCTGGCCCACGGTGTCCTTGCCCAGCGCCAGCGGCAGCCGGCCCGGGGTGTCCAAGAACTCGGTCGAGGAGAGAATCTCCTTCAGCGCCACCATCTCGCGCGCTTGGTTGGGAATCTCTATTCCGATCGCGGATTTGCCGGGAAGCGGGGTGACGATCCGCACGCTCGGCGCCTTCATCGCCAGCGCGAGGTCGTCGGCCAGGTTCAACACCTTGCTCACCTTGACGCCCGGCTCCAGTTCCACCTCGTACATGGTGATGACCGGTCCGGGATGAACCTCGGTCACGGTGCCCTCGACGCCGAAATCCAACAGCTTCTTCTCCAGGAGCCGCGAACTCATCACCAACTCGTCCTTCCCGACTTTCCGCGAAGACGAGGGCGCGTCGGCTAAGAGCGACAAGGGCGGCAGTTGGTAGTTGGCGTGCCCCCGCATGAACGCCAGGCTTTCTTGGCGCTGCGGTGGTACGGGCGGCTCCGGCGCTTCCGCGATCCGCGGGGGGGGCGGCGCAGGCGCGTCGGCCCGACGCGTCACCGGCGCGATGTGTTTGCGGCGCGTGCGTCCGCGGCGGATCACCAAGAGGCGGGCCGCGCGCGCAACGAATCCTGAAAGAGTATCCCTGGCGCGGTCCGCCGCCTCCCGCAGCGACAACGGCGTGAGAATCAGGAGCGAGAGGATCCCCAGCGCGGTCACCACGATGAGCGTGCCCCACCAGGCGAACGCCCCCAGCAGGAGACTCGATGCAGCGTCACCCAACGCGCCACCCCCGTAAATGCCCCCTTCCGGCAGGTACAGCTCGGTCAGCGTGGAGACGAACAGTACGAGCAGGGCGCCGCCGCCGGTCCCGCCCCACGTCCAGAGCGCGCGTTTACGCACCATCCCGTGCCAAGCAGCGAACGCCACAAACACGGGCAACAGGTAAGCCCCCGCCCCCAACAATTGAAACAGGCCTTCCGACAGGTTGGCGCCGACGCGGCCGGCAAGGTTGTGGACCGGGGTGCGGGAAGTAGAGAAGAGCGACGGGTCTCCCGAGGCGTGCGACAGAAGGCTGACGGCGAGAAACAACGACGCCATCGCCGCGGTCACCCCCAAGACTTCCTGGACCCGTTCGCGAGACATCCCGGCGACAGGCATGGGACCGCAGTATAGCAAAGCGCCTTGCGCGGTTTCAACGAAGTCAGGGAGCCTGTCCAGAAAGGGTCATCTGCGGCGTTGCCGCTCTTTTGGTTCCACGGCCGCCTCACCGTCTCGGCGGCGCTCGTGGCTTGGCGCCACTTCTTCGTGGCGCCACTCGCCTCACGTACGCACTTAGTACGCTGCGCTCCCGTGCTCGCGGCGCCTTGCGACCCACCCTCGGAAGTGGGAACGCCGGAAGTCCCCGAAGGGGGCATCTGACGCCTTCCTGAACAGGCTCCGCTGTCCGCGGATTCGGACCTACGAAGCAACGCTGCAGATGGACTTTTTCAGCGGCCTAGAAGCGGCGGAGCGCGCGGGCGCAGCGGCCCACCACCAGCACCAAGGCGCGCCGGACGCGCCGCCACCAGGCCGCGAGGCGGGCGCGGCCGAAGGGGCGCGGCGGGCGCCCGGCGCTATAGGCGTTCCACTCCCGTTCCAGGCGCACGCGGCAGGATAGACACATTCCGTGTGTGGGCGTGGGATCGCCCCCGTCCGAACGGTCCAGTTGCACGCGACACCACGAGCAAATCCGTACCATCGCCGCTCCCGAACTCTCCCAGCACGATGCGGATGCGTCGCTCTCGGCAGGAGCTACGATTGACCGCTCCCCGGAATTTCCCTACAATGCGCGTCGCGCGAAGATGAGCGAGGCAGGGGCTCGCCCCCCTGCCTCGCGAAGGCGGCCGTGCCACAGCTCCCCGTTTTCGACACCATCGCCATGGACATGGCGCGCCCTTGTTGTTGGCGCTTGCCGAATCCGGTATCGCGCGCGAGTATATTCTCTATAGAGAATCTTGTCAATGACGAGATTCTCTAAAGAAAACACCTTCTCCCGCGCCGCCATCGGGCGGCGCGTTCGCGAAATTCGGGGGACACTCGCCTCCCAGGCTTTTGCGGCGCGCCTCGGCGTGTCGCCCGGCTTCGTGAATGAAATTGAACACGGGCGCAAGAAGCCGTCCGCGGAGATGCTGTTCGCACTGGAAGCCGAGTTCGGGGTGGACGCCAATTGGGTGCTGCGCGGCGGCGACGGCTCCCAAGGCGCGGCGGAGGCCGCGCCCCGCTACGGGACGGGCATCGGGTCCGAACCCCGTCGGGGGAACCTCCCGATCCCCGTCTATCGGCAGGACGCGGAAGGCCGCGCCCTCCACGCGGAGCCGACCGAACTGCGCCTGCCCCTGGAGTACTCGGGACGAGAGGTGATTGCCGTTGCCCTCGCGGACGACAGCATGGCCCCGACCGCGGCCGCCGGATCCCTGGTGGGGGTCGATCGCGGACGAACACGGGTAGCTGACGGGGACCCGGCCCTGGTCGAACTCGGCGGCACCGCGTCCCCGAGGACCCTGGTCCGGCGAGTCTATCGGACCCGAGCCGGTATCCGCCTCCGAGCCGACAACGACTTGGTCGCTGAAACCGTTGTGCCGGCGCGCCGCCTCCGGATCTTGGGCAAAGTCGTGTGGGTGCTTCGGCGGACCGCGCACGAGCCGCCGCCATCGCCTTGACCCAGACCTCCGCGACTTCTAATAAACAGGTAGCCCACGGAGCCCGAATTGGCGCCATTTTCGAGAACGTCACCGTTTCGATTTACGCTTGACTTCGCCTTCGCCCTCCCCTATAGTTGACCCGCTTTTTGCCGTGAAATATCAATGAGGTGGCGCTCGCAGAGGGAATTTTTCCCTTTGCCCGTGGTCTTAGTAAGGAAGCGTCTGAGGCGTCCTACCCTCTGCACGGGAGAGGTCTGCATTGTTCGGGGTTCGCTCCGCCCGGCGAGTGGGGTGTATTGAATGATTCGCCCGCGTCGAATAGCCGCGGTGGCGACCGTGGCGATCGCCCTGGCGTCCTTGGCGGTCACCGCGCTGGGGAACTCGATCAAGGGCTCCCGGCATGACCTGTCATTTCTGAACATGCGCGGATACGGGGTGGAAACTGGTCCCATGACCGGGGCGACCTTCAACGACTACAAGGAAGTCTGCGTGTACTGCCACACGCCCCACAACGCGGACGGCGCGGCTCCGCTCTGGAACCGCGAACTGCCTGAGCCAAGCGGGTATCAGATGTACGCGTCGCCCAATTTCGACTCCCGGGCGGATACCCCCGACGGGATCTCTCTCGCCTGTTTGTCCTGCCACGACGGCACGGTCGCGGTGGATGCGGTTCGCAACAAGCCGAAATACCATGCCATCGTGGACGCGGGCACGCACTACAAGATGGACCTGGAGGGGACGCCCGGCAGCGATAGCTGCGGCAAGTGTCACAATCGCCAGGAAGGCGCGTACGGCGGCATCGGCCGTGCGCACGACGCCTCGATCCGGTATCTGACGCAGGATCTGCGCGACGACCACCCGTTTTCCATCCCGTTTCCGTCCTACGCGCTGGACCCGGGGTTCAACCAGCCGACCACGCTCAAACCCGACGGCGGTCGGATGTTCCCCAACGGCATCCAGACGTTTGCCGGCGACAAGGTCCAGTGCGCGTCCTGCCACGACCCGCACGACCCGGACGAGCGCAACGAAGAGGGGCGTGATCCGTTCCTGAGGACCTCGAACCGCGAGAGTGCGCTATGTCTCACGTGCCACGCCAAGTGAAGGCTGGTCCGCCGATAACGGGCGGCTGCTGCGTTGGCGCATCGGCCGCGCGTCCTCACGTACGAACCAGTACGCTCCGGCGCGCGGCCTCACGCCGCCTTGCATCCGCCTCGTTCTTGGCGGCCAGCCGTTCGGTTTTTGGCTTTCTCGCCCACTCGCCCACTCTCCCCCTCTCCCTGTCGGTCTTGTTACTCATAGCCGGCTGCGCGTCGGCGCCGAAGAACGACATGGACCTGGTCTGGCCCCTGCCGCCGGAGACGCCGCGGATCAAGTTCATCAAAAGCATCTCGTCCTCCGGCGATGTGCAGCCGCCGTCGTTCGCGCAGCGAATCAAGACTACCGTGATCGGGGACGACCCGGTCGCGTCGCTGGGCAAGCCGTACGCCGTGCACGTGGACCGCACGGGACGCATTCTGGTCGCGGACTCGGCGTGGCGCAAAGTTCTGGTGTTCGACGAGCCGGGCCACGACTTCTTCATCGTGGGGATCGACGGCCCCGGGGCGCTGATCAACCCCCGCGGCGTGACCACCGACGCGCAAGGCCGCATCTACGTCACCGACACGTCGCAGAACCGCGTGGTCGTCTACGACGACAAGGGCGGGTTTCAACTCGCCATGGGGTTGCGGGGGCAACTCGATAAACCCGTGGGGATTGCAGTCAACGACGCGCTCAAGCGCGTGTATGTGGTCAGCACGGGCAGCACTGCCACCCAGACTCATAAGGTCACGGTGTTCGACGCGGCGAGCGGCAACGTGCTGTTCGAGTTCGGGGGCCGAGGGGTTGAAGACGGACAGTTCAACTTCCCCACCAATGCCGTGGTCGATGCGTCGGGGAAGGTCCATGTGATGGACTCATTCAACTTTCGCGTCCAGACGTTTGACGCCGACGGCAAGTTTCTTTCCAAGTTCGGCGGCATCGGCACCGGGTTCGGGCAGTTCTCCAAACCCAAGGGGATCGGCGTGGACAGCGAAGGCCACATCTACGTGAGCGACGCGGCCTTCAATAACGTTCAGATCTTCGACCCGGAAGGCCGGCTCCTGTTGTTTTTCGGCGAGCTCGGCAGCCGGCGCGGGCAGTTCTGGCTCCCGGCCGGTCTCGCCGTCGACGCGCAGGATCGAATTTACGTCGCCGATCAGTACAACCAGCGGATCAACATTTACCAGTACCTGCCCGAGGGGGCGCACACGGGTAGTGCGTCCAGCGGGCCGGACACAGCCTCGACGAATTGAGCAGCAGGGGATGCGGACGCCCAAGACGTTGAATCACAATTTCAACCAAAGAAGGAGGGCGGTATGAACGCCGTTCGGGTCGGATGGTTCGCGTTGTTGGGAGTGGTGGTGGCTGCGGGGGCGTGGTGGGTCACCAATGCGTGGGGAGCTCATTGCGGCGGCACCACCGGAAAGAGCTGCACGGAGAACATCCGCGAGACCAAACATAACCTTGCCGCCAACACCGACATCCTGTCGTCAGGCACCACCGAGGTCTGCGTGTTTTGCCACACGCCCCACGGCGGCAGCACCAACGTGGCCGGCGGGGGTGCGCCGTTATGGAACCGAGCCCTGCCGCTGGGAACGGACGTCGGTAGCGGTTCCGGACAGTTCCAAGTGTACGACTCGCCCAATTTCGACAACCAACTGGGGGCTGAACTCCCTGGTCCGAAGGGAGTCTCTCTGGCATGCCTGTCGTGCCATGACGGAACGATTGCTTTGGACGCGCTGATCAATGCACCGGGCTCCGGAGGGTTCAACGCCGCGAACCGGAGTTCCGTCAGCGGCACCTCGACGGGCGCCCGGCTCGATGGGATCTCGTTCACCGGCCCTGGCGTCGATCCTGCAACGGAGTCTCTCAATGAGGGCCTCCGTCCCAGCACGACGACAGGTGGTGGATTCGCCGGTGGTCTGAACGACTTCGTCGGAGGTCCCGGTATGGAACCTTTCCCGAACCTAACCCGCGACCTGAGGGACGACCACCCGATCTCGGTACGGATGCCGCCGGCCAACGTGGACCCGCAGTTCGCCGACGCCATCACGAACTCGCCGACTACGACCGGTAACATTCGTCCGATGCAACGGTTGGGCGCCACGTTGCCGCCGGACAAACGCGACCAGATTCGGCTCTACAATAGCGGCATCAGTTCTGGGACCACGGTATCGGTCGACTGGGTCGAATGCGCCTCATGCCACAACCCCCACACCCCAAGGACGACATTTCTCCGGCTACCAAGCCTCCCAAATGATCCGAACCTTGCCGTCACGAATCCGGCAGACGGCGACGTGACTCCAGTGGTCGGCGCGACGCGCAACCTCAACCACGAGCCGAATCAAGGGAGCTTGATCTGCCTCACCTGTCACGAAAAGTGACCGGCCCACCGGCGCTCGCAGCCTCGGTGGGCCGGTGGCTCCCCAATCCGCAGGAATTCGCCCAGGCTTCAGCCTGGGCGAAACCGCTTTTGGGCAGGCCGTCGGTCGCGACGAGGGTACGTGCGGGGCTGATTGTGGCGATGGCCGTCATCGCAACACCGCGAATGGGATATCCCGCCGAGGGCACCGTGGTCGCGCGGGTCAACGGCGTGCCCATCACCTTGGCGCAGGTCAACCGGGCGGTGGACGACCGCCTGCCTCGGATCACGGGACACGGGTCGATCTCCGATGCTCGACGTGAGGTCCTGCGATCGCAAGTCACCCAGGACTTGATCCAGGAAGAATTGATGGTGCAGGAAGCCGAGCGGCAGAAGCTCTCCGTGCCCTCGGCCAGGGTCGACGACGAGATGGCAAAGATCCGGAAGCGGTTCTCGGATCAGGCGCAGTACCAGCTCGCGCTGTCCCGCGCCGGGCTCTCCGAGTCCGAGGTTCGCCGCGAAGTCGAACGTCACCTGCTCGTAAAGGCCGTGGCGCAGAAGGAAGTCACTGCCAAGGTTGTGGTCACCGAGGCGTCGATGCGCGCGCACTACGACGCTGATCCGTCGAGGTTCGTGGTCCCTGAGCAGGTCCGCTACCGACAGATATTGATTGCCGTTGACCCCGGCGGAAGCCCGGCGCAGTGGGACGCCGCCAAACGGCGCGCCGCGGAACTGGGCAACCTCAGCCGACGCGGACGGAGTTTTTCGGAACTGGCCGCCATGCATTCGGACGACCGGACAACACGGGAAACTGGTGGTGACATGGGCTGGGTACATCGCGGGCGCCTCGACCACGACCAGGACGAGGCGCTGTTCGCCCTCGCGCCCGGCGAGGTCAGCGCGCCCGTTCGCACGTTATACGGCTACGCGATCTACCAGGTAGAGGCCAAGAAGGCTAGCCGCGCACTGACATGGAACGAGGTCAACAAGGCCAGGCTCTCCGATGAGCTGCAGCGCGTAGAGGCCGAGAAGCGACGCGCCGAGTGGCTGGAGGACCTTAGACGCCGCGCGGTAGTGGAAGTCTTGTCACCCGAGCCGTGAAACGTTCCGCATGACCGGGTGGGACTCGGGCGCGGGAGGAGCGAGCCGTCAACCTCTTATGGCGAGGCGCGTGGCAGGCCTCGTCGCGCTGGGGACACTTGTGCTGGGCTTCGCACCAGCCCACGCCCGCGGGCTCAATCTGCACGGTGTGCTGGAGATCACCTCACGGTGGTCGCGTTTTGATCAGCGCGTTTTGGGGACGGCCCTCACACCCACTGTCAACACCGGTCTCCTACAACACTATCAGCTCGGCAGCACCGGAGAGATTTACCACCCCAACCTGGGAAGTTACACTGCCAGCGTGTCGCTGACCGACGACGTAGGGAGGCTGGACGGCGACGAGTCTCAGGATCTGGCGGTCAAAGACTTTTACTTCAGCATGAACTTCCTTCCGAGAATCACGCCTGTGTCGTTTTACGCGCAGCGGATCATCCAGGACAACGACGCGGTGCGGCCGGACCAGTTCGGCACGGTATCCACCAATTCGACGTACAACCTAACGTGGGACATCCCCATGCAGCGGACGCTCCCGCGGTTTCGCGTCAACTTGTGGCAGACGGAACTCGACGTCGACTCCACCCTGACCTCGTCGTTCCAGCGCACCCGTTCCGCCGCGCTTGATGCGGATGGACGCACGGGGAATACCCGGTACGTCGCTCGCTATCAAATCACTCAGTTGGCCGGCCTGGGACAGGAAACGAACGGCTACACCATCACCGGCTCCGCTGACACGCAGTTCACCCCCGCGCTCTCCGGGGCGGCGCGGGCCAACTACTCGTCGAGCGTGTCCACGCTCGGTGTCGTCACGCCCGGCTTGGGCACACTGCTGCAACGCAGTGCCGGCGCCAGCGTATTTTACCGGCCCAGCCTGAACACCACGGCCAGCGGCACATACGACTATTATCGCGATCCGTTCATCCGTCACCTGGCGGTGGCAAGCGCCACGCTCAGACCCTTGCAGGAGCTGGATGTGTCCGGCGGGTATCGGCTCTCGCGTTTCGACGTGCCAGACGCGCTTACCACGTCGCACTACGCGTACGCATCCGCGAACTACCGACCGATTCTGGGATTGTCCACCAATCTCACCGCGTCGGTGGGTTACACCGACATCAGCGGTCTGTCCAGCGTGACAAGCAACTATCAAAACTATGGCTACGGAGCGAACTACCTCAAGACGCTGACGCTCGTGGTGTACCGCCTGGGGTATCAGGGTGGCTACGGCCACAACAAGCTCAGCACTCCCACTGGCTCGTCCACCAACCTCACCAATGTGTTCACGGCCGGGCTCAGCAACACGCAGACGCGTCTGGTCTCCGTGTCCGGAGACTACGCGCTATCGCTCGTACACAGTCGAACCGTGGGAGCCGAAGCCGCAGATCAAACCGACCATCGGTTTCAGGTGACGGCGAGCAGCAACGCCCCGCACAGCCTTTTCCTCCCCGGAGATTTCTTGGTCCTCACCGGACTCACGTCGTACACGTTGTCGCAGTACCGTGATTTCTCGAACCACGTGTTCGTGCTGAGCACGACCGACACCTACGAGACCGGTCGTGGTATCGCGGCAACGGTCGGGTATACATACGAACAGCAGTCGCAGCTCGCGTACGATTACAAGAACACGAGCTTTATCCAGGTCAGGTGGCTGTCGTATATTGTGCGGAACGGCGCGCTGGATCTCACCGCCAAACAAGCGTGGGAACGATATGCGGGGAACCAGCCGGACGTAACGCGATCGGAAGGAGGCGCGTTGTTCACATACTACCTGGGCCGGATCTCGTTGAGCGCCGACTATCGCATCCTGTACGAAACGCGGCCCGATGATCGGCAGCTGAGTCAGAGCGCGTTCTTCAAGGCCGCGCGACCGTTCTGATGAAAGACGACGAGGCGACGGGGCGAATGGGTGACTGGGTGAAAAGGCGGACGGCTGTTGCCCTTCTCCCCCGTTCACCCCGTCTCCCCGTCACCCTGTCGGTGTTATTACTGACCGCTGCCTGCGCGGGGACGCCGCCCGCGCCCACCGCGCCCACGGTAGCGCGGGTGTGGCCGCTGCCGCCCGATCCGCCGCGCATCGCGTACGAGCGAAATCTCACGCAAGCCGAGATCAAGAAGCCCAAGGGGTTTTTCGCCCGCTTGCTGGCCCGTATCATCGGCGAAGGCGAAATCGAGCCGGCCCGCATGATCCGGCCGTTCGCGCTCTTCACGGACGACCGCGGCACCTTGTTCGTCACGGACATGGGGCTCCAGGTGGTGCACCGATTCGCCCCCGATGGTACGTATGGACAACTCTTTCGCCTCAACAGCGGCCGGCGGCTGCTGTCGCCCACCGGCGTCACCGCGGATCGCGAAGGGGTCGTCTACGTCGCGGACTCCCAGCTCAATCGCGTGCTGGTGTTCGATCAGGCGGGCGCATATCAACGCGAGTTCCTTGCAGACGGCGACGTGGTCCGTCTCACGGGCGTCGCGTACCACCGAGGTCGCGACGCGCTGTACCTCAGCGACGCGGGCGGTCACAGAGTCTTGATCTACGGACGCGACGGCCACAAACTCGGCGAATTCGGCACCCGCGGGCCCGCGAACGGTCAGTTCAACTTTCCCACGCACCTCGCCGTGGACGAAAGCGGGCGACTCTACGTCACCGACGCGATGAACTTTCGCATCCAGGTCCTCGATCCCGACGGCGCCTGGGTGCGATCGATCGGTCAATTGGGATCGACGCTCGGCAGCTTCAGCAAACCGAAAGGCGTCGGCCTGGATCGACACGGCAACGTGTACGTGGTGGACGGCTTATACGACACGGTGCAGATTTTCAACCCCGACGGCGAGTTGCTGCTGAACTTCGGCGACGCGGGAACCAAAGAAGGCGCGTTCTGGTTGCCGACCGGCGTGGCCGTGGACCGGCAGGATCGGATCTACGTGGCCGACACGTACAACGCCCGGGTTCAGGTCTTTCGATTGCTGGACGCATCGATCGAACCGGGCGAACCGGAGAATCAGGGAACCGGCGATGGGGTGACCGGAGAAACATCGAGCGGGAGAAGTGGAGAGGGGGAGAACCGGTGAACGGTCGGAAGAACGGAATCATTGCTCTTGCGCCGATTCGCCGGTTCCCGGGCTCACCGGCTGGTGTTTCAAAAGACAGGAGAGTGGCATGAGGAACCAGGGACGGCATCGGTCTCACGTTCTGTACGCGGCCGCGTTGGGAGCGGCGCTTCTCGCGTGGTCGCACCTCGCAGGCGCGCAACCGCCTCCCCCGCCGCCTCCACCGCCCACCCAGCAGGTGCTGGAAGACATCACCAACACCAAACACAACCTCTCGTCGGTGGATCCGCAACAGTTGCTCTCCTCGGGCGTGCTCCCGCGTCCCGGATCTGCGCGCGACGCGGAGGCGGCACCCGGGACCACCACCGAAATTTGTGTGTTCTGTCACACCCCACACGGCGCCAGCGCCACCGGCGGGGCGTTCCGAGCGCCTATTTGGAACCGGAATCTGGACTATCAAGCGACCCGAACGTACCAGCTCTACGATCAAGTCTGGAGTTTCTCGTTCGAAGGCACGCTGAACGATGCGGCGGGCCAACGGCCCACCGGGTATTCGCGCCTGTGCCTGTCCTGCCACGACGGTACCGTGGCCCTGGGCAACGTCATCAACGCCCCGGGGTCTGGCGGGTACCTGGGAACCGTCACCATGACCGGTAATCTCGGCCCCGGAGCAACGATCCCCCCGGGCAGCGGCGACCTGACCGGCGACACGCGGCGGCTGGGACTGGACCTGCGCAACGACCATCCGATCTCGTTTAAGTTCGATCAAGCCCTAGTCGTTCAGGACCAGGAACTGGTGAATCCCGGCCCCGCGCTGCAGTCCCCCTCCAAGGTCGGCGACACCACGCCCCTGTCACCGCTGCGACGCTACCCGGGCAACGATCCCACCACCTACGATACGGTGCAGTGCACGTCGTGCCACAACCCGCACCAGGTCAACTACCCGAAGTTCCTGCGCGCGAACTGGTTCCACATGGAAACCAACAACCCCGATCCCACGAAAAACCACCCGACCGAACAGATTCTCTGCATGTTCTGCCACGACAAGCCGCGCTGGATCGACAGCACGCACGCAATTTCGACCGCCATCCGCAGCCAGTACCCGCTGGTCAACAACGACCCCTCGAATATCAACTCGGGATACGACTTCGACGGCAGCCACACCGTGTCGGAACTGGCCTGCCGCAACTGTCACGACCCGCACACGGCCCAGGGCGCCAAGCGCCTGCACCGTGAGGGCGTCAACGCGCAGGGAACCGATGGCATCGAGGGCACCTGCTACCTCTGCCACGCCCCCAACACCGCGCCGACCGCGCCGGGCACGCTGATCGCCGGCGACCCCACATCGAGCGCCAGTCCGCGCTTCGTGACCGGCACCGGCCGGGCCGCGCCCGACGTGTACAGCGAATTTTCAAAAGATAGCGGTAGCACCAATTGTGCCGAGTTTCCGAAGTGCGGTAGCGCGATGAGTCTCCAGTTCGACCAGGGCCACGAGCCCGTGTTCGTGGCGCGCTCCCAGGAAGGTGTCGAGCTCAAGAGTCTGGCTGCGCCCGCCGGCAACGAGTTCTCGCCGGGCACGGGTACTCCAGACACCGCGCATATCGAATGCGTGGACTGCCACAACCCGCACCAGGTCGTCCGCGACAACCGGCTGCGGGGCATCAAGGGCATCACGTTCGCCGGTCAAGTCATCGAGACCACGACGGGGAACCTCAACCGGCCGTATGTGTACGAGGTGTGCTTCCGCTGCCACGGCAACAGCTACACGGAGATCTTCAACGGCGACCGGTTTCCCCAGGACACCGACTATCGCTCGAACCCCCTGGCACCGGTCAGCAACGCGAAGTTCAGCTTGAAGGGGTTTTCCAACAAACGGCTCGAATTTTCGACCTACGGAAACTTTGGGCAAGAGAGGGCGGGGGGAACCGACGCCAGTTATGTCAATCTCACTGACCCGCCGCCTTGGGGAACGGACCCGGTCACCGGGGCCACAAGGTATGTCGGTCCGGGGGTTCACAAAGGGTTCCATCCCGTGGTCGCCGGAGGCCGCAACGGGACAGACGCGCTGAAGAAGCAGCTTGAGTTCTGGAGCG
Coding sequences within it:
- a CDS encoding cytochrome c3 family protein — translated: MRNQGRHRSHVLYAAALGAALLAWSHLAGAQPPPPPPPPPTQQVLEDITNTKHNLSSVDPQQLLSSGVLPRPGSARDAEAAPGTTTEICVFCHTPHGASATGGAFRAPIWNRNLDYQATRTYQLYDQVWSFSFEGTLNDAAGQRPTGYSRLCLSCHDGTVALGNVINAPGSGGYLGTVTMTGNLGPGATIPPGSGDLTGDTRRLGLDLRNDHPISFKFDQALVVQDQELVNPGPALQSPSKVGDTTPLSPLRRYPGNDPTTYDTVQCTSCHNPHQVNYPKFLRANWFHMETNNPDPTKNHPTEQILCMFCHDKPRWIDSTHAISTAIRSQYPLVNNDPSNINSGYDFDGSHTVSELACRNCHDPHTAQGAKRLHREGVNAQGTDGIEGTCYLCHAPNTAPTAPGTLIAGDPTSSASPRFVTGTGRAAPDVYSEFSKDSGSTNCAEFPKCGSAMSLQFDQGHEPVFVARSQEGVELKSLAAPAGNEFSPGTGTPDTAHIECVDCHNPHQVVRDNRLRGIKGITFAGQVIETTTGNLNRPYVYEVCFRCHGNSYTEIFNGDRFPQDTDYRSNPLAPVSNAKFSLKGFSNKRLEFSTYGNFGQERAGGTDASYVNLTDPPPWGTDPVTGATRYVGPGVHKGFHPVVAGGRNGTDALKKQLEFWSGGRRPQDITIQCTDCHNSDYYNAYRTGAYSATGPDTFTSRDQAQASAFRGPITESNAVRPGDVTNPGIAQDYDGERSQHPIGPHGSKYIRILRAPYNTDVADPARNFRTDGFNTTLFPGFPGQTSHWDNFLLCFQCHDRQAFDPTLPTADPQDPQWTNFFGVPISPADGPGRIVGNPQLSWESNLHMYHLQRTGALCHECHYNVHSNVEAKNTIFGDGTGCIGGTPQCLAGLPPDDEDGVIDGISDTHLINFAPPGPSLYSGERSCDDSGISSAEDVPCTTAYAPNILQNPNPGATGVNDPTVAKPDVFEGVEGVTAAFPVWYYTTTVSNNEVPAQPAFGVFRCNLRCHGVVMSTCYYMGNANRNLDKDMNVFGTLQSDTWCAGGQQQIAPISVGSAPREIQKLLAEFGRNLTPGRLAEETRRAVQVATQKPAHRGQP